Proteins encoded in a region of the Ornithodoros turicata isolate Travis chromosome 3, ASM3712646v1, whole genome shotgun sequence genome:
- the LOC135387652 gene encoding very long chain fatty acid elongase 7-like, with translation MDLPGQTSSLLVRDPRTAEWFVSGNITLLLTLLVSYVYFVKVSGPRFMTNRKPMEHLKPLIIVYNAAMVFANVHFCYTFLRLTYFGRRYSFFCQGIDYAAKDRTTMDLLELCWWYFWVRVADFLDTVFFVLRKKDAHISFLHVAHHCLVVFSGWYGVGYGADGQVVMAICVNSFVHIIMYSYYFLSLLGPSARRYLWWKRHLTQIQIAQFVIVSVHGVIPLFKECGYPRMHIYIAFPQCVFFTGMFVDFYCKAYAKKKCEPKRTLGLKDRK, from the coding sequence ATGGATCTGCCGGGACAGACGTCATCGTTACTTGTTCGTGATCCGCGGACCGCAGAATGGTTTGTTTCGGGAAATATTACGTTACTTCTAACCCTTCTCGTAAGTTACGTGTACTTCGTCAAAGTCAGTGGACCGCGTTTCATGACGAATCGAAAACCTATGGAGCACCTCAAGCCACTGATCATTGTCTACAATGCGGCTATGGTTTTTGCTAACGTCCACTTCTGTTATACTTTTCTTCGTCTAACATACTTTGGCAGACGTTACAGTTTCTTCTGCCAAGGCATCGACTATGCAGCAAAGGACCGCACGACGATGGATCTCCTGGAACTGTGTTGGTGGTACTTCTGGGTCCGTGTTGCGGACTTCCTGGACACAGTGTTCTTTGTGCTTCGCAAGAAGGATGCTCATATATCATTCCTCCATGTCGCTCATCATTGTTTGGTCGTGTTCAGTGGCTGGTACGGGGTCGGCTATGGTGCTGACGGACAGGTGGTTATGGCAATTTGCGTCAACAGCTTCGTTCACATCATTATGTACTCCTACTACTTCTTGTCACTTCTCGGCCCTTCGGCAAGAAGGTACCTCTGGTGGAAACGGCACCTGACGCAGATCCAGATTGCTCAGTTCGTGATTGTTTCTGTGCATGGAGTGATCCCTCTGTTTAAAGAATGTGGTTATCCGCGAATGCATATCTACATCGCTTTTCCTCAGTGTGTTTTCTTTACCGGTATGTTCGTGGATTTTTATTGTAAGGCTTACGCCAAGAAGAAGTGCGAGCCGAAACGGACGCTTGGCCTGAAAGATCGAAAATAA
- the LOC135387653 gene encoding very long chain fatty acid elongase AAEL008004-like, translated as MLRQLARIPPGQPLFFRDPRTIDWWIAGNLPFLLFTLVSYVYVVKYFGPRFMKNRKPLDFLKPVILAYNGTMVATNAFFCHKFLRASYIGGGYNLFCQGIDFNAKDEATLQLLSLVWFYTWVRLADFLDTVFFVLRKKDAHVSLLHVAHHCIVVFGCWYGLSYGADGQSLFGICVNSFVHVVMYSYYFLSLLGPSVRKYLWWKKQLTQLQLGQFIVGILHAVIPLFVDCGYPPMHIIIAFPQGVFFIVMFTRFYLHAYQNRVNKVQ; from the coding sequence ATGCTCCGGCAACTTGCTCGTATACCTCCTGGTCAGCCGTTGTTCTTTCGTGATCCACGGACTATTGATTGGTGGATCGCTGGCAATTTGCCCTTCCTGCTATTCACCCTAGTCAGCTATGTCTACGTCGTCAAGTACTTTGGACCTCGGTTCATGAAGAACCGCAAGCCCCTGGACTTCCTCAAGCCTGTCATCCTGGCCTACAACGGAACCATGGTTGCCACCAACGCCTTCTTCTGCCACAAATTCCTCAGGGCATCGTACATCGGTGGCGGGTACAACTTATTCTGTCAAGGAATCGATTTCAACGCCAAGGATGAAGCGACATTGCAGCTTTTGAGTCTGGTGTGGTTCTACACGTGGGTGAGGCTTGCGGACTTCCTGGATACGGTCTTCTTCGTGCTTCGCAAGAAAGACGCTCACGTCTCGCTCTTGCACGTGGCGCATCACTGCATAGTTGTCTTCGGGTGCTGGTACGGCTTGTCGTATGGAGCTGATGGACAGTCCTTGTTCGGCATATGTGTGAATAGTTTCGTTCACGTGGTCATGTACTCGTACTATTTCCTATCGCTTCTAGGGCCTTCTGTGCGCAAGTATTTATGGTGGAAGAAACAACTGACGCAACTCCAGCTTGGACAGTTTATTGTCGGTATTCTACATGCGGTTATACCTCTTTTTGTAGATTGTGGCTATCCACCTATGCATATCATCATTGCCTTCCctcagggtgtcttttttattGTAATGTTTACGAGGTTCTATTTGCATGCGTACCAGAACAGAGTGAACAAAGTGCAGTGA
- the LOC135390136 gene encoding very long chain fatty acid elongase AAEL008004-like, which produces MLRQLARIPPGQPLFFRDPRTIDWWITGNLPFPLFLLVSYVYVVKYFGPRFMKNRKPMDFLKPLILAYNGTMVTTNAFFCYKFLMGSYIGGGYNLFCQGIDFNARDEATLQRLSLMWFYAWVRVADFLDTIFFVLRKKDAHVSLLHVAHHCMVVFGSWYGLSYGADGQSLFGICLNSFVHVVMYSYYFLSLLGPSARKYLWWKKQLTQLQLGQFFVGILHAVIPLFIDCGYPVMHIIIAFPQGVFFIVMFMRFYSHAYRNRASKVQ; this is translated from the coding sequence ATGCTCCGGCAACTTGCTCGTATACCTCCTGGTCAGCCGTTGTTCTTTCGTGATCCACGGACTATTGATTGGTGGATCACTGGCAATTTGCCCTTCCCGCTATTCCTCCTAGTCAGCTATGTCTACGTCGTCAAGTACTTTGGACCGCGGTTCATGAAGAACCGCAAGCCCATGGACTTCCTCAAGCCTCTCATCTTGGCCTACAACGGAACAATGGTTACGACCAACGCATTCTTCTGCTACAAATTCCTCATGGGATCGTACATCGGTGGCGGTTACAACTTATTCTGTCAAGGAATTGATTTCAACGCCAGGGATGAGGCTACATTGCAGCGTTTGAGTCTGATGTGGTTCTACGCGTGGGTGAGGGTTGCGGACTTCCTGGATACGATCTTCTTCGTGCTTCGCAAGAAGGACGCTCACGTCTCGCTGCTGCACGTGGCGCATCACTGCATGGTTGTCTTCGGGAGCTGGTACGGTTTGTCGTACGGAGCTGATGGACAGTCCTTGTTCGGCATTTGTCTGAATAGTTTTGTTCATGTGGTCATGTACTCGTACTATTTCCTGTCGCTTCTAGGGCCTTCTGCGCGCAAATATTTGTGGTGGAAGAAACAGTTGACGCAACTCCAGCTTGGACAGTTCTTTGTCGGTATTCTGCATGCTGTTATACCTCTTTTTATAGACTGCGGCTATCCAGTTATGCACATCATCATTGCCTTCCCTCAGGGTgtttttttcattgtgatgttTATGAGGTTCTACTCACATGCGTACCGGAACAGAGCGAGCAAAGTGCAGTGA